Proteins from one Haloarchaeobius litoreus genomic window:
- a CDS encoding archaemetzincin family Zn-dependent metalloprotease: protein MLVDIVPVGDVSAAVKRAASEGLRSVYDCDVTIHEPQPLPSDAYDHNRGQYSAEEFIQLAEQVGTGEKNIGITPKDLFYRRRNYVFGLAYLDGSGSVVSTYRLQTSSDGGFSNRSSEDIFQDRIRKEIVHEIGHTMGLEHCDNKRCVMNFSPTVREVDVKEENLCGTCQRKVL, encoded by the coding sequence ATGCTCGTCGACATCGTCCCCGTCGGGGACGTCTCCGCCGCCGTCAAGCGTGCGGCTTCGGAGGGACTCAGGTCGGTGTACGACTGCGACGTGACGATCCACGAGCCGCAGCCGCTCCCGAGCGACGCGTACGACCACAACCGAGGGCAGTACTCCGCCGAGGAGTTCATCCAGCTCGCCGAGCAGGTCGGGACGGGCGAGAAGAACATCGGCATCACGCCGAAGGACCTCTTCTATCGCCGTCGGAACTACGTGTTCGGACTCGCCTACCTCGACGGGAGCGGGAGCGTCGTCTCGACGTACCGGCTCCAGACCTCCAGCGACGGCGGCTTCTCGAACCGCAGCTCCGAGGACATCTTCCAGGACCGCATCCGCAAGGAGATCGTCCACGAGATCGGCCACACGATGGGGCTGGAGCACTGCGACAACAAGCGCTGTGTGATGAACTTCTCCCCCACGGTCCGCGAGGTCGACGTGAAGGAGGAGAACCTCTGCGGGACCTGCCAGCGCAAGGTCCTGTAG
- a CDS encoding UPF0146 family protein, with protein MVPDSTPALVDRLARFERVVEVGIGNRTDVAAGLAERGVAVTATDVHDRPVPDGVSFVCDDVTDPDPSVYEDADAVYALNCPPELQRAVAAVAREAGAACFLTTLGGDPAAVPATPEPIPGDTLFVVDTDAPGGGRRGGPGSGRTR; from the coding sequence GTGGTCCCCGACTCGACCCCCGCGCTCGTCGACAGACTCGCCCGCTTCGAGCGGGTCGTCGAGGTCGGTATCGGCAACCGGACCGACGTGGCCGCCGGGCTCGCCGAACGGGGCGTCGCCGTCACCGCGACGGACGTCCACGACCGGCCCGTTCCGGACGGTGTCAGCTTCGTCTGCGACGACGTGACCGACCCCGACCCGTCGGTGTACGAGGACGCCGACGCCGTCTACGCGCTGAACTGCCCGCCCGAGCTCCAGCGCGCTGTCGCCGCGGTCGCCCGCGAGGCCGGGGCCGCCTGCTTTCTCACCACGCTCGGCGGCGACCCCGCGGCGGTTCCGGCGACGCCGGAGCCGATTCCGGGCGACACGCTGTTCGTCGTCGACACCGACGCGCCGGGCGGCGGTCGACGCGGCGGGCCCGGGAGCGGTCGCACCCGGTGA
- a CDS encoding TIGR01548 family HAD-type hydrolase: protein MQVDTVVLDVDGVLVDVSDSYRRAIVDAVEHVYGETIDRADVQAFKDAEGFNNDWELTYAAALFVLAKREGLELTLEEFTGEIREHGGGLDAAELVVGSEIGAKALDAVHEAWDTERLRDVFQQLYLGSERYRELEGGTPDMDHAGYIEDEPIIATPETVEELTANWNVGIVTGRPAAEADIALERVGLDVPDEHRFTMDDWEAGKPDPHALVTLAERFESDSLVFVGDTIDDIQTARNAAAEDGSREYHAVGVLSGGLSGVSGKEKFVAYGAEAILDDVTLLPDLLET from the coding sequence ATGCAGGTGGACACGGTCGTCCTCGACGTCGACGGCGTGCTCGTCGATGTCTCCGACTCCTACCGGCGTGCCATCGTGGACGCCGTCGAGCACGTCTACGGCGAGACCATCGACCGTGCGGACGTGCAGGCGTTCAAGGACGCCGAGGGGTTCAACAACGACTGGGAGCTGACGTACGCGGCCGCGCTGTTCGTCCTCGCGAAGCGCGAGGGCCTCGAACTCACCCTCGAGGAGTTCACCGGCGAGATACGCGAACACGGTGGCGGGTTGGACGCCGCCGAGCTCGTCGTCGGCAGCGAGATCGGCGCGAAGGCGCTCGACGCCGTCCACGAGGCGTGGGACACCGAGCGGCTGCGGGACGTGTTCCAGCAGCTCTACCTCGGCAGCGAGCGCTACCGCGAACTGGAGGGTGGCACCCCCGACATGGACCACGCGGGCTACATCGAGGACGAGCCCATCATCGCCACGCCGGAGACGGTCGAGGAACTCACCGCCAACTGGAACGTCGGCATCGTCACCGGCCGGCCCGCCGCCGAGGCCGACATCGCGCTGGAACGTGTGGGCCTCGACGTCCCCGACGAGCACCGGTTCACGATGGACGACTGGGAGGCCGGCAAGCCGGACCCGCACGCGCTCGTGACGCTCGCCGAGCGCTTCGAGTCGGACTCGCTCGTCTTCGTCGGTGACACCATCGACGACATCCAGACCGCACGCAACGCCGCAGCCGAGGACGGCAGCCGCGAGTACCACGCCGTCGGCGTCCTCAGCGGTGGGCTCTCCGGCGTCTCCGGCAAGGAGAAGTTCGTCGCCTACGGCGCGGAGGCCATCCTCGACGACGTGACGCTGCTACCCGACCTGCTGGAGACGTAA
- a CDS encoding DUF7533 family protein: MGQSIFGQFSLLVTLAFALPAMAAGVDLFFVQGNTTWGGALIGIGVLMILMEKYVDNPFDAGSIVGETVVEAAVKEPDEGEDEQ, from the coding sequence ATGGGCCAGAGCATCTTCGGGCAGTTCTCGCTGCTGGTGACGCTCGCGTTCGCGCTGCCGGCGATGGCGGCGGGCGTCGACCTCTTCTTCGTCCAGGGCAACACCACCTGGGGCGGGGCGCTCATCGGCATCGGGGTGCTGATGATACTGATGGAGAAGTACGTCGACAACCCGTTCGACGCGGGGAGCATCGTCGGCGAGACGGTCGTCGAGGCGGCGGTGAAGGAACCGGACGAGGGAGAGGACGAACAGTAG
- a CDS encoding M24 family metallopeptidase produces MTLPVPFEPIREELRDRDACAFVHVGREDDPTLRYLGRTGRVDGELAVVVTAESAMLLAADAPAAARETFPGDSVLPAGAGIPTGERVATVLDDLGLEGTVLAPRTVPHDAALYLENSGHDVASTAVVGDARVAKTDAERLRQSTVQSAACAGMRRAAAVLDSAHVHEGRLDWEDAPLTALRLRREVDAAIAAEGMVPGFTAIGVGDEPATPRSETAIEPGQTVVVDLAPQGPDGYHGRLVRTFVVDGDGGWTRRAQLAAEGALDAAIPELSPGGADAVQTELDAEVTAYGFEPAPDSGGYGVGLERHERPALDAGELPVGAVLALDVRVSDPAEGTVRLADLVAVTEDGGELLGAFPRSLVP; encoded by the coding sequence ATGACGCTTCCCGTTCCGTTCGAGCCGATCCGCGAGGAGCTCCGCGACCGCGACGCCTGCGCGTTCGTCCACGTCGGCCGCGAGGACGACCCGACGCTCCGGTACCTCGGTCGTACCGGCCGCGTCGACGGCGAGCTCGCCGTCGTCGTCACTGCCGAGTCCGCGATGCTGCTCGCCGCCGACGCCCCGGCCGCCGCTCGCGAGACGTTCCCCGGCGACAGCGTGCTCCCCGCCGGCGCGGGGATTCCGACGGGCGAGCGCGTCGCGACCGTGCTCGACGACCTCGGGCTGGAGGGGACCGTCCTCGCCCCCAGAACCGTCCCGCACGACGCCGCGCTCTACCTCGAGAACTCGGGCCACGACGTCGCCTCGACTGCCGTCGTCGGCGACGCGCGGGTCGCCAAGACCGACGCCGAACGCCTCCGCCAGTCGACCGTCCAGTCCGCCGCCTGCGCCGGGATGCGCCGCGCCGCCGCGGTGCTCGATTCGGCCCACGTCCACGAGGGCCGCCTCGACTGGGAGGACGCCCCCCTGACCGCGCTCCGCCTCCGCCGCGAGGTCGACGCCGCCATCGCCGCCGAGGGGATGGTCCCTGGATTCACGGCCATCGGCGTCGGCGACGAGCCCGCGACACCGCGCTCCGAAACCGCCATCGAGCCCGGGCAGACGGTCGTCGTCGACCTCGCGCCGCAGGGCCCCGACGGCTACCACGGCCGACTCGTCCGCACGTTCGTCGTCGACGGCGACGGCGGCTGGACCCGCCGCGCCCAGCTCGCCGCCGAGGGCGCACTCGACGCCGCCATCCCCGAACTCTCCCCCGGCGGTGCCGACGCCGTCCAGACCGAGCTCGACGCCGAAGTGACCGCCTACGGCTTCGAGCCCGCGCCCGACTCCGGTGGCTACGGCGTCGGCCTCGAACGGCACGAACGTCCCGCACTCGACGCCGGCGAGCTGCCCGTCGGCGCGGTGCTCGCGCTCGACGTGCGTGTCTCGGACCCCGCAGAAGGCACCGTCCGCCTCGCCGACCTCGTCGCCGTCACCGAGGACGGTGGGGAGCTGCTCGGCGCGTTCCCCCGCTCGCTCGTCCCCTGA
- a CDS encoding UvrD-helicase domain-containing protein, whose protein sequence is MSDADTKLTRLFGGPGSGKTTALLDRVEELLEREDVSHRDILVVSYTRAAAAEVRERLAERLDINPRSLQGNVCTMHAKAYELLNLSRGDVVGESDKEEFCEEYGIEYEDEYGGAGRRTARSTTIGNKIIATSQWLQRTERDVADWYDVPFQWNVEEVRLPPDIDPNAQDGNKYTPTWPSDDDRIDVPEVIRAWRNYKGEHELTGFADMLERVKQRSLLPSVDHLVIDEFQDITTLQHEVYEEWKPHMETVLIAGDDDQVVYAWQGADPDLLLEADPDEDVVLPNSYRLPSRILNVVNREIRHIDKRQDKDLKPRKEGGSVEAVENPSMLDLVRNVRRTVQNDDGTVMVLFRARYQMFQFIDEFISEGIPFKSLTDQRMWTDRLDDYVTAVEALDEEEDINGLQARRLADMLADSAFGTNERDDLFDAIDAEQEDAGVEDLTELDVDPSLVADFVPFMPGPASASDMVRKVTSFQRKSMKAYFATQEYRGMERDTVRVGTIHSAKGREADHVFVGTDLTEKVVEQMVATVDEDALDDDIEFTKTTSPVPVLTDNERRVFYVGMSRARERLVLLENLVSGAPTLPIDVLLNNELTGATTDELAELATEPVGAAD, encoded by the coding sequence ATGAGCGACGCCGACACGAAACTCACCCGCCTGTTCGGTGGGCCGGGGAGTGGGAAGACGACAGCCCTCCTCGACCGCGTCGAAGAACTACTCGAACGAGAGGACGTCAGCCACCGTGACATCCTCGTCGTCTCCTACACCCGCGCCGCCGCAGCCGAGGTCCGCGAACGCCTTGCCGAGCGACTCGACATCAACCCACGGTCCCTCCAGGGCAACGTCTGTACGATGCACGCGAAGGCGTACGAGCTGCTCAATCTCTCCCGCGGCGACGTCGTCGGCGAGTCCGACAAGGAGGAGTTCTGCGAGGAGTACGGCATCGAGTACGAGGACGAGTACGGCGGCGCGGGCCGCCGGACCGCCCGCTCGACGACCATCGGGAACAAGATCATCGCCACCTCGCAGTGGCTCCAGCGGACCGAGCGCGACGTCGCCGACTGGTACGACGTGCCCTTCCAGTGGAACGTCGAGGAGGTCCGCCTCCCGCCGGATATCGACCCGAACGCACAGGACGGCAACAAGTACACGCCGACGTGGCCCTCGGACGACGACCGCATCGACGTCCCCGAGGTCATCCGCGCCTGGCGGAACTACAAGGGCGAGCACGAACTCACCGGCTTCGCGGACATGCTCGAGCGCGTGAAGCAGCGCTCACTGCTGCCGAGTGTCGACCACCTCGTCATCGACGAGTTCCAGGACATCACCACCCTCCAGCACGAGGTGTACGAGGAGTGGAAGCCCCACATGGAGACCGTCCTCATCGCCGGTGACGACGACCAGGTCGTCTACGCCTGGCAGGGCGCGGACCCGGACCTGCTGCTCGAGGCCGACCCCGACGAGGACGTCGTCCTCCCGAACTCCTACCGCCTCCCCTCACGCATCCTGAATGTCGTCAACCGCGAGATCCGCCACATCGACAAGCGCCAGGACAAGGACCTGAAACCCCGCAAGGAGGGTGGCAGCGTCGAGGCCGTCGAGAACCCCTCGATGCTCGACCTCGTCCGGAACGTCCGGCGGACCGTCCAGAACGACGACGGCACCGTCATGGTGCTGTTCCGGGCGCGCTACCAGATGTTCCAGTTCATCGACGAGTTCATCAGCGAGGGCATCCCGTTCAAGTCCCTCACCGACCAGCGCATGTGGACCGACCGGCTCGACGACTACGTCACCGCCGTCGAGGCGCTCGACGAGGAGGAGGACATCAACGGGCTGCAGGCCCGCCGCCTCGCCGACATGCTCGCCGACTCCGCGTTCGGCACGAACGAGCGCGACGACCTGTTCGACGCCATCGACGCCGAGCAGGAGGACGCCGGTGTCGAGGACCTCACCGAGCTCGACGTGGACCCGAGTCTCGTCGCCGACTTCGTCCCGTTCATGCCCGGCCCGGCCTCCGCCTCCGACATGGTCCGGAAGGTCACGTCCTTCCAGCGCAAGTCGATGAAGGCGTACTTCGCGACACAGGAGTACCGCGGCATGGAGCGCGACACGGTCCGCGTCGGCACCATCCACTCCGCGAAGGGTCGCGAGGCCGACCACGTGTTCGTCGGCACCGACCTCACCGAGAAGGTCGTCGAGCAGATGGTCGCGACCGTCGACGAGGACGCGCTCGACGACGACATCGAGTTCACGAAGACCACCTCGCCGGTGCCGGTACTGACCGACAACGAGCGCCGCGTGTTCTACGTCGGGATGTCCCGGGCCCGCGAGCGGCTCGTGCTCCTCGAGAACCTCGTCAGCGGCGCGCCCACGCTCCCCATCGACGTCCTGCTGAACAACGAGCTCACCGGGGCCACCACGGACGAACTCGCCGAGCTGGCGACCGAGCCCGTCGGGGCCGCGGACTGA
- a CDS encoding DUF7563 family protein — protein sequence MPECQNCGSFVTEAYARVFTPREIDDPRVCPNCKDKIRDGSDVREARSPRNN from the coding sequence ATGCCGGAATGTCAGAACTGCGGGTCCTTCGTCACCGAGGCCTACGCGCGAGTGTTCACACCACGAGAGATCGACGACCCGCGCGTCTGCCCCAACTGCAAGGACAAGATCCGCGACGGCAGCGACGTTCGAGAGGCGCGATCCCCCCGGAACAACTGA
- a CDS encoding HVO_0416 family zinc finger protein: protein MASAPDSGDDVFDEFLSDRGHETERVGWDRNYNKLQCPDCMALHDESADDCTVCGWEPTPA from the coding sequence ATGGCGTCCGCACCCGACTCCGGTGACGACGTGTTCGACGAATTCCTCTCGGACCGCGGTCACGAAACAGAGCGAGTAGGGTGGGACCGGAACTACAACAAGCTACAGTGTCCCGACTGTATGGCGTTGCACGACGAATCGGCCGACGACTGTACGGTGTGTGGCTGGGAGCCGACCCCGGCGTAA
- the ubaA gene encoding SAMP-activating enzyme E1: MTDLSLSPTQLDRYSRHVIMDEVGPDGQANLLDASVCCVGAGGLGSPVLAYLAAAGVGRIGIVDDDTVERSNLQRQVVHGDGDVGRPKVDSAAEFVEDLNPDITVDRHELRVDADTVGDLVADHDLVVDGSDNFPTRYVINDACVLDGTPFVHGAIYRFEGQATTYLPDGPCYRCVFPEAPEPGTVPDCATTGVLGVLPGVVGGIMATEVVKHFVPVGDPLDDRMLVYDAADMTTDEVPVARNPDCPVCGDEPTVRSLGDVSYAGTCAVE, encoded by the coding sequence ATGACCGACCTCTCGCTCTCGCCGACCCAGCTGGACCGCTACTCCCGGCACGTCATCATGGACGAGGTCGGTCCCGACGGCCAGGCGAACCTGCTCGACGCCTCGGTCTGCTGCGTCGGTGCCGGCGGGCTCGGCTCGCCCGTCCTCGCCTACCTCGCCGCCGCCGGCGTCGGCCGCATCGGCATCGTCGACGACGACACGGTCGAACGCTCGAACCTCCAGCGACAGGTCGTCCACGGCGACGGCGACGTGGGCCGCCCGAAGGTCGACAGCGCCGCCGAGTTCGTCGAGGACCTGAACCCGGACATCACGGTCGACCGGCACGAGCTCCGGGTCGACGCCGACACCGTCGGGGACCTCGTCGCGGACCACGACCTCGTCGTCGACGGCTCGGACAACTTCCCGACCCGGTACGTGATCAACGACGCCTGCGTCCTCGACGGGACGCCGTTCGTCCACGGGGCCATCTACCGCTTCGAGGGGCAGGCGACGACCTATCTGCCGGACGGCCCCTGCTACCGCTGCGTCTTCCCCGAAGCGCCCGAGCCCGGGACGGTCCCGGACTGCGCGACGACCGGCGTCCTCGGTGTGCTCCCGGGCGTCGTCGGCGGCATCATGGCGACGGAGGTCGTCAAACACTTCGTCCCCGTCGGCGACCCGCTGGACGACCGCATGCTCGTCTACGACGCCGCCGACATGACGACCGACGAGGTGCCGGTCGCCAGGAATCCGGACTGTCCGGTCTGCGGCGACGAGCCGACGGTGCGGTCGCTGGGTGACGTGAGTTACGCGGGGACGTGTGCGGTGGAGTGA
- a CDS encoding outer membrane protein assembly factor BamB family protein, whose product MPSETPSTPSSLRRTFLASASTVGIGSLAGCSTVDTLLGDGVEPPERQVPANWTPNPGDWPTEQYDFARTGHNPFASPPREEPSAVWTEDVSTLGGNFDNLILAGGWVLADLSGTVVALDPETGEQGWRWSTQGNGGNLEYVMGRVYAGNGDGIVALDSFDGELVWSTRLGNFDVWDYDLVEREGWVFLFGPDEVRCLHADTGEVVDRLEHEGLHRVATDGSLLYGGDRVFSALAADDRRLERRWENDYPGYETTDSPVVDDGLVYRGGYRVFEDDDLPQSRLTVYDTNHRHGVQTVTVPFDQGLRTPAVADGTAYVATADVRTGTLRRDGVVAAVTHDGEVQWRFQPDADPRSPVVADGTVYTGPYRNLEDSLVALDAETGEELWRRPVNERPELAVAGETLYVATDGEVRALRA is encoded by the coding sequence GTGCCATCCGAAACACCCTCCACTCCGAGTTCCCTCCGTCGCACGTTCCTCGCTTCGGCCTCGACCGTCGGTATCGGTTCCCTCGCGGGCTGTTCGACCGTCGACACGCTGCTCGGCGACGGGGTCGAGCCGCCGGAGCGTCAGGTGCCCGCCAACTGGACGCCGAATCCGGGCGACTGGCCGACCGAGCAGTACGACTTCGCACGGACCGGTCACAACCCGTTCGCGTCGCCGCCCCGGGAGGAGCCGTCGGCCGTCTGGACCGAGGACGTGAGCACCCTCGGCGGCAACTTCGACAACCTGATCTTGGCGGGCGGGTGGGTGCTGGCGGACCTCTCGGGGACGGTCGTCGCCCTGGACCCCGAGACCGGCGAGCAGGGCTGGCGATGGTCAACCCAGGGGAACGGCGGCAATCTGGAGTACGTCATGGGGAGGGTCTACGCCGGGAACGGGGACGGGATCGTCGCGCTGGACTCTTTCGACGGGGAACTGGTCTGGTCGACCAGACTCGGTAACTTCGACGTGTGGGACTACGACCTCGTGGAGCGCGAGGGCTGGGTGTTCCTGTTCGGCCCGGACGAGGTGCGGTGCCTCCACGCCGACACCGGGGAGGTGGTCGACCGACTGGAGCATGAGGGGCTACACCGTGTCGCGACCGACGGCAGCCTGCTGTACGGTGGGGACCGAGTGTTCTCTGCCCTGGCCGCCGACGACCGCCGTCTCGAACGTCGGTGGGAGAACGACTACCCGGGCTACGAGACGACTGACAGTCCGGTCGTCGACGACGGTCTCGTCTACCGCGGCGGGTATCGGGTTTTCGAGGACGATGACCTGCCCCAGAGCCGACTGACCGTGTACGACACGAACCACAGACACGGTGTCCAGACGGTGACGGTCCCGTTCGACCAGGGACTCCGGACACCCGCCGTCGCAGACGGGACCGCATACGTCGCCACGGCCGACGTGCGGACGGGCACGCTGAGACGGGACGGCGTCGTCGCCGCGGTGACACACGACGGCGAGGTGCAATGGCGGTTCCAGCCCGATGCCGACCCACGGTCGCCGGTCGTCGCAGACGGCACCGTCTACACGGGACCGTACCGGAATCTGGAGGACTCACTCGTCGCGCTCGACGCCGAGACGGGTGAGGAGCTCTGGCGACGGCCCGTCAACGAGCGGCCCGAACTCGCCGTCGCTGGCGAGACGCTGTACGTCGCGACCGACGGCGAGGTGCGGGCACTCCGAGCCTGA
- the mutL gene encoding DNA mismatch repair endonuclease MutL: MPDTDIRKLDQATVERIAAGEVVERPASVVKELVENSLDADATRVDVAVENGGVDGVTVADDGAGMTEADVRAAVREHTTSKIRDIDDLEGGVGTLGFRGEALHTIGAVSRTTIRTKPRDPDDGPAEGTELVYQGGEVQSVEPVGRPAGTTIEVAELFFNTPARKKYLKTRATEFSHVNRVVTRYALANPDVAVSLTHDGREVFATTGQGDLPSAVLSVYGKEVARAMESVEAPDLDDGPLDAVGGLVSHPETTRSTREYVSTFVNGRYVTSKLVRDAVLSAYGGQLAGDRYPFVVLDLSVDPGQVDVNVHPRKMEVRFSDEAGVRRQVHAAVEDALLDAGLLRSSAPRGKSKAAEADVRPEPVAGDVRRDGPEPTGETTEAASVGDTAARNTRSRASRPADEPSSDGPAASTSADASPATSAGDAESSPAATDADPAAAAEPTVSSGATGSSGETADAPDWGSTESRERPTDLGEFGPGDSRSSGGWPDPPSSSEHAGPTGADAAPHAGPTDDADRKFGGERTQTTLTGEDATEPTDYDALPRLEVLGQYRDTYFVATSPDGLVLVDQHAADERVNYERLRAQFEEGATAQTLAERVELELTAGEAAAFPDYREALSALGFRAERTGDRTVAVTAVPAVFRKTLDPEDLRDVLAGFVAEGADGEATVDELADEFVADLACYPSVTGNTSLTEGSVVDLLAALDDCENPWACPHGRPTLVSFPDDEIEARFERDYPGHGG; the protein is encoded by the coding sequence ATGCCCGACACGGACATCCGGAAGCTCGACCAGGCGACGGTCGAGCGCATCGCCGCCGGCGAGGTCGTCGAGCGCCCGGCGTCGGTGGTGAAGGAGCTCGTCGAGAACAGCCTCGACGCCGACGCGACCCGGGTCGACGTTGCCGTGGAGAACGGCGGCGTCGACGGCGTGACGGTCGCGGACGACGGCGCGGGGATGACCGAGGCGGACGTGCGCGCCGCGGTCCGCGAGCACACGACGAGCAAGATACGCGACATCGACGACCTGGAGGGCGGCGTCGGCACGCTCGGCTTCCGAGGGGAGGCGCTGCACACCATCGGCGCGGTCTCCAGAACGACCATCCGGACGAAGCCACGGGACCCGGACGACGGCCCCGCCGAGGGCACCGAACTCGTCTACCAGGGCGGCGAGGTGCAGTCGGTCGAGCCCGTCGGCAGGCCGGCGGGGACGACCATCGAGGTCGCGGAGCTCTTCTTCAACACGCCCGCCCGGAAGAAGTACCTGAAGACCCGCGCGACGGAGTTCAGCCACGTCAACCGCGTCGTCACGCGTTACGCGCTGGCGAACCCGGACGTGGCCGTCTCGCTCACCCACGACGGCCGCGAGGTGTTCGCGACGACCGGCCAGGGCGACCTGCCCTCGGCCGTTCTCTCGGTCTACGGGAAGGAGGTCGCACGCGCGATGGAGTCCGTCGAGGCACCCGACCTCGACGACGGTCCGCTCGACGCGGTCGGCGGGCTGGTCTCGCACCCCGAGACGACCCGGAGCACCCGCGAGTACGTCTCGACGTTCGTCAACGGCCGGTACGTCACCTCGAAGCTGGTCCGCGACGCCGTCCTCTCGGCCTACGGCGGCCAGCTCGCGGGGGACCGCTACCCGTTCGTCGTGCTGGACCTCTCGGTCGACCCCGGACAGGTCGACGTGAACGTCCACCCGCGCAAGATGGAGGTCCGCTTCTCGGACGAGGCGGGTGTCCGCCGGCAGGTCCACGCCGCCGTCGAGGACGCGCTGCTCGACGCTGGCCTGCTGCGGTCGTCGGCCCCGCGCGGGAAGTCGAAGGCGGCCGAGGCGGACGTGCGGCCCGAGCCGGTCGCTGGTGACGTGCGACGCGACGGCCCGGAGCCGACCGGCGAGACGACCGAAGCCGCGAGCGTCGGGGATACCGCGGCTCGGAACACCCGGAGTCGCGCGTCGCGGCCGGCCGACGAGCCGTCGTCCGACGGGCCGGCGGCGTCGACGTCGGCGGACGCGTCGCCGGCGACATCCGCGGGCGACGCCGAGTCGTCGCCGGCAGCCACCGACGCGGACCCCGCGGCGGCAGCGGAACCCACCGTGTCGTCCGGAGCCACCGGATCGAGTGGCGAGACCGCCGACGCGCCGGACTGGGGCAGCACCGAGAGCCGGGAGCGACCGACCGACCTCGGCGAGTTCGGCCCGGGCGACTCCCGTTCGTCGGGCGGCTGGCCGGACCCGCCGTCGTCCAGCGAGCACGCGGGACCGACCGGCGCGGACGCCGCCCCCCACGCCGGCCCGACCGACGACGCCGACCGCAAGTTCGGCGGCGAACGCACCCAGACCACGCTGACCGGCGAGGACGCCACCGAACCCACCGACTACGACGCGCTCCCCAGACTGGAGGTGCTCGGGCAGTACCGCGACACGTACTTCGTCGCAACCTCGCCCGATGGGCTCGTCCTCGTCGACCAGCACGCCGCCGACGAGCGGGTCAACTACGAACGCCTCAGGGCGCAGTTCGAGGAGGGCGCGACCGCCCAGACCCTCGCCGAGCGGGTCGAACTCGAACTCACGGCCGGCGAGGCCGCGGCGTTCCCGGACTACCGCGAGGCCCTGTCGGCGCTCGGCTTCCGGGCGGAGCGGACCGGCGACCGGACGGTTGCGGTGACGGCGGTCCCCGCGGTGTTCAGAAAGACGCTCGACCCCGAGGACCTGCGGGACGTGCTCGCGGGCTTCGTCGCGGAGGGGGCCGACGGCGAGGCGACCGTCGACGAGCTGGCCGACGAGTTCGTCGCCGACCTCGCGTGCTACCCCTCCGTCACGGGCAACACGTCGCTCACCGAGGGCTCCGTGGTGGACCTGCTCGCCGCGCTCGACGACTGCGAGAACCCGTGGGCCTGCCCGCACGGCCGCCCGACGCTCGTCTCGTTCCCCGACGACGAGATCGAGGCGCGCTTCGAGCGGGACTACCCCGGCCACGGGGGCTGA
- the kdgK1 gene encoding bifunctional 2-dehydro-3-deoxygluconokinase/2-dehydro-3-deoxygalactonokinase yields MSDDLVTFGESMLRLSPPGNERMETTGQLDVHAAGAESNTAIAAERLGAKAAWMSKLPDTPPGRRIANGIRQHDITTDVVWSEDGRPGTYYLEHAGRPRGTNVVYDRADSEFSVAAAEEFNLERIRDATAFYTTGITPALSEQMRETTVNMLSVARNAGTMVAFDVNYRRKLWSPEAARNTITRLFPAIDVLIIAAKDAEAVLDYDGEPTQLAHHLASEYEFRTVVVTRGAHGAVAIHDNVVHEQDAFETDTHDPIGSGDAFTGAFLARRLSGDDVGRALQYATATAALKRTIPGDVATVTKSEVDAIVADRTEDISR; encoded by the coding sequence ATGAGCGACGACCTTGTCACGTTCGGCGAGTCGATGCTGCGGCTGTCACCGCCGGGGAACGAGCGGATGGAGACGACCGGGCAGCTTGACGTCCACGCCGCCGGTGCCGAGTCCAACACCGCCATCGCGGCCGAGCGGCTGGGCGCGAAGGCGGCCTGGATGTCGAAGCTCCCGGACACGCCGCCGGGGCGACGCATCGCGAACGGCATCCGCCAGCACGACATCACGACCGACGTCGTCTGGTCCGAGGACGGCCGGCCGGGGACGTACTACCTCGAACACGCGGGCAGGCCCCGCGGGACCAACGTGGTCTACGACCGCGCCGACTCCGAGTTCTCGGTGGCGGCCGCCGAGGAGTTCAACCTCGAACGGATCCGCGACGCCACCGCCTTCTACACGACCGGTATCACGCCCGCGCTCTCCGAACAGATGCGCGAGACCACCGTCAACATGCTCAGCGTCGCCCGCAACGCCGGCACGATGGTCGCCTTCGACGTGAACTACCGACGCAAGCTCTGGTCGCCCGAGGCGGCCCGGAACACCATCACGCGGCTGTTCCCCGCCATCGACGTGCTCATCATCGCCGCGAAGGACGCCGAGGCCGTCCTCGACTACGACGGCGAGCCGACCCAGCTCGCCCACCACCTCGCCTCCGAGTACGAGTTCCGCACGGTCGTCGTCACCCGCGGGGCACACGGCGCGGTCGCCATCCACGACAACGTCGTCCACGAGCAGGACGCCTTCGAGACCGACACGCACGACCCCATCGGCTCCGGCGACGCCTTCACCGGCGCGTTCCTCGCCCGCCGGCTCTCCGGCGACGACGTCGGCCGCGCGCTGCAGTACGCGACCGCGACCGCCGCGCTCAAGCGGACCATCCCCGGCGACGTGGCCACCGTCACCAAATCGGAGGTCGACGCCATCGTCGCCGACCGCACCGAGGACATCTCGCGCTGA